In the genome of Cryptococcus neoformans var. neoformans B-3501A chromosome 5, whole genome shotgun sequence, the window CATATAGGTCAAGTAGTAATACGACGCACAGGATCTTGTCTACGAGCCATTGCAAACGCCCTTGATGCTTCGTCCCAGTCTTTGCGATTCTTTGCGAGGATACCAAGGACATGCCAGGTGATATGGCTGGTAATGTCCTTTTTCACAGCGAGACGGGCCATAgcctctgcttcctctcGCTTGGGCACGGAAGAAGCGGTTGGAGGGTCTGGAAGGGACGAGTGCAGTGTGAGAGCCTTGATTGCGAGTGTCTCTCCATGGTTGGGGAACTTTTTCAAGATGGTGTCTGCGACTTTTAATCCTTTTTTGTACTGCTTCAGCTCGTACTGGGTCTGTAGCAGGTATCATCTCAGCATGCAGTGGGTGTTGGAGCATAGTTGTTGCACGTACGAGTAGCTCTCTGAAGAGCTTGCTCTCCTTGTCTGGGAGCTGCCTGTGTTTTGGGATTGCTGCCATTGCGGGATGTGGGAATGGATATGGAGATGcaaaatggaaagagttGGTGAAATGCCAGGTGGAATGGAATGACGCcgcatcttctctttccaagACTGCATTTCTCAGCCGCACCTATACTTTTCTGTACTTTCCTTCGCCCTCCCACAATTTTTCATCTGCACGTCCACGACTGCTAGAGAGCTGCATCCGCCTTGAGATCCGCATTGAGCGGTATACATTACCAGGTGCAAGGGATATTGGACGCACATGTTGGCCAGGTCGTAAGCGATGGCATCTCCCCCGCACGAGAACGACGAAGAGCGTCCACAGTCGATAGCTGCTCTCAGAAGCAAGTTTGAGAGCCTCGCAGTCGCTGGTGTGAACTCTGCTCCCACCGACGTACCCTCAGCCAGCAACGGTCATGCAACTGTCAGCTCTACCCGGAACGGCCTCCTCACTCCCAGGCCAGAAACCCCTGTCGATGGCCAAAATGTCAAGGTAAGTATTTTTACCAGCTGTTCACACCTCTACTCACTCTGCACAGCCGgtaccaccaccaaaaCCGGCTTCACGTCCCGTAAGCCCTGCGTCTGCATCGCCAGTCCCGAAGCCTGCGTCTCTGCTTCCGCGTCCTGCACCTCGTCAAGCTCCTAGCAGGCCTACCACTCCCAAACCATCTTTTCAGACCCATCACTCAACATCCTCGGTCACTTCTGTCGTGAGCGCAACATCGGATTCCCATCTCAACCCGTCAGATACAATTGCATCCTCCCCTGCCATAATATCACCTGCTTTACTCCCTGCACCAGCACCGCTTCGCAAGTCTGCCCCTTCTGTCCCCAGCAAACCGCCATCTGTCGCTGTCACTCCCTCAGGTTCagatggtgatgaaaaCGAGCCTGTGATCACGTCTGTAAAGGCTCTTCGTGCAAAGTTCAGCGGTCAAGCTCAGGCTGGCGAAACTGCACTTCGAAAGCCTGGCGATGTTCCCAAGACAGCAGCGGTGCCGGTCGTCAAGGCTGCACCGGTACATGATTCTCCTGAGCCGTTGCGTACCCCTTCACCTGCACCTATTCCTGCTCCAGTCATACAAAGAACGTTAGACGGCAAGACGTCGCCCGTGATATTATCGCCAGCGTCAGAGGGCGAAGCACCTTCAGATACCAATGATTACCCTTCACACCCTAgcccacctcctcctcctcccgcaCCTATCTCACGTACGTCCTCACCTGTCCCAGTTCCAGCCTCTTCTGGTCCTCCTCCCATAAACAGAGCACACAAACCTCCACGAACTGCAGCCAGCCCCGCACCCATCTCCCGTCCCGAATCGAATGCCCCCACACCCAACAGTACACCTCCCCCTATACCAGGCAACAAACCTGTCGTCCCATCTCGCAGCTCTAGTGCTCCAGAACCTGCAGtcccccctccaccgccaGAGCGCCTTCAACCGCCTCAGCTCCCTGTGCGTCGACCGACCTTTTCTTCGCCAGATACGCTTGAGCCTAGCACCGCGTCTGTCGTCTCCCCACCTGCACTCGCTAGTACTCCATTGCTACATACAATCCATGACAATAATACTTCTGCTCGTGCTCCTGCGCCTGCCCCCCCACCATTGCCCGATCGGTCGAGGGCTAATACGATCAATCGATCCGAAAGTGAACCGAGCACAACCACCGCAGgcccacctcctcctcgtctaCCGGCTCGACACGCAGCTATTCCTGTATCTGCTAGTGGTGGACCTACGTCCTTCAACGCCAATGGAAGTGAAAGTACCACCATGAACCCACCCCCTCCCCCGGCTCATCCCGCATCCCCATCCAAAGCCCGTACCAACTCGGGCGGTCCACCcccgcctcttcttcggagTGCTACCATTAACCGAGGCAGCAGCGTCGGTAGCGGCAATGGGagtggcggcggcggtggtggttCCCCTCCTCGTCGATCCAACACCATTTCTCGCGCGGCGCCTTATACACAAGAGAAGTACTCTGCATCTGCTACAAGTCTTAGTCTAGGCGAAAAAGAAGTATATTCagacgaagatgacgagCCTGAAGAGCCTGGAGCGGTTACAAACCTGTCCGCCCAAGCGAAAAGGATGTTGGACGAGTTCCCAGACATGACAGAAGCTAACCGTCGTCCCCCGGCGTTCGTCCCCGATATTCGTATTAAGGACTGCCACCATGTTTCGGCTTTTGCTGTTTATGGCCGATATGTATGCATGGGCGCACACCATGTACGAGTCTACGACACCCAGCTGTCGGATCATGCGATTAGTGTGGTAGACTTGAAAGAGACGGGGTTGGAAAGCAGGGGGAAGGACCCGAAAGTGACGGCAATGTGTTTCCGTCCGGGCGCGACGgagagtgaagaagggaggtACCTCTGGTGCGGTACGAAAGACGGGCATCTGTGGGAACTTGATATTTCCACGGGGGAAGTAACCAGCACCAAGGCGTTTGTACATACGTCTTCCATCAGCTATATCTGGCGGCACCGGAAGAACATTATTTCCTTGGATGAAGGCGGGAAATTACTCGTGTTTGATGTAGGTGATATAGAAGGGAAACCACCGACCATGGCGAGACAATTACGGATCGGCGACAAATTTGGATTCGCCAAATTCATATGTGGAAAACTGTGGACATCAAGCGGTCCCCTTACCCGATCGACTACATCGTCCGCTACATCCAAGGGCCCCACCGTCCGGATATACGACCCCTGTGCGCCGGGGACGATGCCCCCGCCTAAAACGATTTTCGCAACCGAATGGGCTGGCGCGGTCACATCGGCGACGTACATGCCTTTACACCACGACACCATCTTTCTCGGCCATGAGGGCGGGTTTGTCAGTGTGTGGGATGGGAAAGAGTTGGTGTGTAAGCAGGTGCTGAAGATTAGTTCGACGGATGTGCTCGCTTTGGAAGGTGTAGGAGAGTATTTGTGGACAGGAAATAGGAAGGGACAGATTCATGTGTTTGATATAAAAGAGAAACCATGGTTGGCGACGAATATATGGATTGGGCATCCGTAAGTTCATTAAATGATTCCagtcaaaaaaaaaaacaaaaaaaaaaagattgTGCTGATGAACTCGATAGCGATAACCCTGTGCAATCATTGGTAGTTGACCCGTACTCGATTCAGTCTGCGGGCAGATACACCTGTTGGTCTTTTGCCCGGGACGCGCTACGAGCATGGGACGGTCTCCTCTCTGTCGATTGGATCGGTAAGCCGTATCCCACATCTTGACCGCTTAGTCAATGTGTACTAATGCTAATGACCTTTTTTGCGCTTTGCATTCCCCTCAGACAAACAACTCACTGCACGTCAATCATCATTCTGCACATTCCGCCCCGCCAACGTTTTGATCTGTACATGGAACATTGACTCTGCCAAACCTACAGATCTGAATGGATCGGTCGCCAATGCCCATTTCTTGGAAGATGTGCTGAGGTCTGTGGATTCACCGGATATCATCGTGTTTGGCTTCCAGGAAGTCATCCCGTTGACTGATAAAAAATATACTGCCAGTATgtccccctttccctccatCATTCCTTCATCCCTTTTGATAGTAGACAAATGGAGCAATCCGCTTATCATTAATCATTTTGAACACCTTTGATAGAAACTCTTCTTTTCGGAAACAAATCCAAGGATGGCGGGGCAGCAGCAGACAGAGTATCGCACGCCTATCGACACTGGCTAGAAAAACTTCAATCAGCAGTCAAGATGGCTTCCCCTTCAAATTGTCCTTATGTCAAGATCCATTCAGAGAGTCTTGTAGGCTTGTTTACGTGCATCTTCGTGAAACAGTCGGAGAAGAATTTCTTGCGGGATCTGGATATTACCACTGTCAAGCGGTAAGTCATCGCCTGTTTTGAGTTTTGATATTCAAAAAGCTGATTGCGAGGTTTCTGAATAATAGAGGCATAGGCGGGATATACGGGAATAAGGGAGCTATTGTCTCCCGCCTCGTGATGGATGATACATCCATTTGCTTTATCAACGTCCACCTCGCTGCTGGCCAGTCTCAAAAAGCTTCGCGGAACGCCGATCTCGCAGGTATCCTCGAAGACAAAGCCATTTTCCCTCCAGCGGACGAGTTGCCGTTTGTTCATGGAGGGTGTGGGACGGGGATTTTAGATCATGAGATGGTGTTTTTGAATGGTGATTTGAATGTGAGTTTTTCCTGCCATTCTTTATTCGCGTGTCTGTGTAGAACTGACCAGTTTTGTGTAGTACCGCATTGATCAAAGACGTGAGAATGTCATCTCGTCTATTGCCAATGGCGAGCTAGCCTATCTCCTTGAGCATGATCAACTGCGTAAAGAGATGAGGACGAACCATGCTTTCAGATTGAGGAACTTTGAAGAGGCACCGATCACGTTTGCGCCGACATACAAGTACAACCCGGGCACGCACGATTATGATTCCAGTGAGAAGAGGCGTATTCCAGCTTGGTAGGTCTTTGGCATGATCTCGATTTGGACATGTAACTGACTGGGAGAGGGGCAAATAGGTGTGATAGGATTCTGTACAAGAAATCGCCACGAGTACAAGCCCTCAATTACCAGCGCTACGAACCTACCGTCTCAGATCATCGACCAGTTTCTGCAGGGTATACGATAACCCTGAAAGCGATCAATTcgttgaagatgatggatgtgAGACGGGAAGTTACTGGAGAATGGGCGGAACGAGAAAAGGAGTTGCTGGAGAAGATGCAAGAGGTGTTTGACGGTATTGAATGAGACTTGTTGGTGATTCGGTATCATATGTAGCTCTAGATTTACTCAGTGGACGATTccatgcatgcatgttCTATGTAAATGGATGAATTATATATATGATGTACATGTGATGTGGGTTTTACGGTCTAAGTAGCGGTTTGCAGGGGAATATTGTAACCAGCAGCGCACGCACAACATTATCTCTACGTCGTTCGTCATCTCATCGCGACGGCAACAGCGACAGCAAGAGTGACTGGGCAACATTGCTCGGcactcatctctctccaaCATGGCCCATGCTCCGTCTGCCCAGCTTGGCCTATCCACcgctccaccaccaccagcgGCACCTTCGCGCGACTCTACATTAGAAAGCGCCGGCCAGGCATCTGATATTTTCGACCTCTACGGAGCGAATGAGGAGAGTGTGACGGGGAGCGGGGAAGGGCCTATGGGTGCTCTGTACGGAGGTTGCGACGCCGTGCAAGAACAGCCAGGGCCGATGCCAGAAACCACACCCAATATAAACATCATCACCTCTCCCCCGGCTCCACTATCTCCTTCTCACTCACAGTCTCCTGCTCATTCTCGGCCCCATACTCCTATCAAACATCGCTTTCCAAGCATCGTATCCACTCAGACAGACTCCACTGCCAACTCACCCGTACGATATAGCGATATGCAAAGATTGAGTCCGGCGAATACAGGTAGCAAGCGAGGATCGATGTGCACGGGTATCTTTAGTGGAACAGATGGGACGAGGAGCCAGACGAGTGTTGCGACTTCGTCGCGGTATccaggagaggaagaagatgcatTTCATGTACGGTCCACCTGTACGTCAAGCTTTTACATGTGTGCTTGTCAAGATATTGACTTGGTTTTTACAGACGCAAGGTTAGGCGGCCAAGGTGTTCATGGAGACGGATGGGATCAAGGCGTCGAGAGGACGAGAGGTGGCTCAACAATGGCTGATAAACGCATGACCGTGTTCCCTGCAGCCAAAACTGGCGATAtaggagaaaaggagagacaATTCCTTGCCAGTCTTGACCGGTGAGAGCAGTCCATCTCTATCATCGTCTTTAACAGTAACTTAACCAACGAAAATTAGCTACGGCTTTGTCAACGACCCACATCGTAATCGCTCCGAATCCCGTGTAGTCTCtgttccttcctcaacccTCATCAAGATTCCCAAAATGCCCACTATTTCACCCCTATCAGGGAACCCTCCTGCTCAACCGAATAACAATTTCACTCCCTCGTCCGATCCTGGACCGGCGCCCAAGCCTCCAAAGAGCCCGAGGACAGACCCAGACTCTGAAGTGAAggcaaagaggaaagaaggtgagagagtgatgaagtgggggaagatgatgaaggttAAGCggagagatggtggagggaATATCATTGAATGGCAGTGGAGTCGGGATGGCGAAGGTGCCAAAGTGAGTTTGCTTCCCTATTCAAGATATCATATGTAGAACCTCATGAAGCGTACAAAGTTAGCGAATAGGGTATATAAAGGCATACCCGACAGGTGGCGTATGGCAGCCTGGTGGACGTTCGCAGAGGAACAAGCTCAAAAATGGAAcggcaaaggcaaaggtaAATCCACTGCACAAGAACTAACAAGTGATTATACCGTGCGTCGCCATTCCCCCTCTTTTCCTATTCCCGCTGGAAGGGCTACGGTCCTGACTGTGGTATTTCCAGGAAGCCGTCAATCTACCATCTACGTTTGACGTCCAAATTGACCTTGACGTTCCTCGGACTATCAGCGGTCATACAATGTTTGTCACGCGCTACGGTACCGGCCAAAGAAACTTGTGGCATGTGCTTCATGCATTTAGTCAACGATGCCCCACATGTGGCTATGTACAAGGGATGGGGCCGATAGTGGCCACTTTGTTATGTTATTACGATCCGGAAGTAAGCTTGGCGGTCCCCTTTTCCAGCAATGTAGAAGTTGACGCGTGATGCTGACGTGCGTGAAAGAGAGCATACAGTCTGATGGTCCGTCTACATGACGTTTACGGAATGCACGAGATTTTTGAACCCGGATTTCCGGGCTTGCTTGAAGCATTCTACGTCCAAGAACGATTAATGGAATGGCTCATACCTGATCTCTATCAATCTTTCGTACGTCTCTTTCCtgtctcttcttgtcccaCCTCCCTCCGCCCCTTCATTAACTgaatcttcttttttttcatctttTCGTAGCAACGGAATATGATTTCCACAACAGCATGGGGTACCAAATGGTATATCACCCTCTTTGTCAACACTGTCCCCTTTTCACAACAACTGCGAATATGGGATGTCTtatggatgg includes:
- a CDS encoding hypothetical protein (Match to EST gb|CF192414.1|CF192414; HMMPfam hit to Exo_endo_phos, Endonuclease/Exonuclease/phosphatase family, score: 132.2, E(): 1.2e-36) — translated: MASPPHENDEERPQSIAALRSKFESLAVAGVNSAPTDVPSASNGHATVSSTRNGLLTPRPETPVDGQNVKPVPPPKPASRPVSPASASPVPKPASLLPRPAPRQAPSRPTTPKPSFQTHHSTSSVTSVVSATSDSHLNPSDTIASSPAIISPALLPAPAPLRKSAPSVPSKPPSVAVTPSGSDGDENEPVITSVKALRAKFSGQAQAGETALRKPGDVPKTAAVPVVKAAPVHDSPEPLRTPSPAPIPAPVIQRTLDGKTSPVILSPASEGEAPSDTNDYPSHPSPPPPPPAPISRTSSPVPVPASSGPPPINRAHKPPRTAASPAPISRPESNAPTPNSTPPPIPGNKPVVPSRSSSAPEPAVPPPPPERLQPPQLPVRRPTFSSPDTLEPSTASVVSPPALASTPLLHTIHDNNTSARAPAPAPPPLPDRSRANTINRSETIPVSASGGPTSFNANGSESTTMNPPPPPAHPASPSKARTNSGGPPPPLLRSATINRGSSVGSGNGSGGGGGGSPPRRSNTISRAAPYTQEKYSASATSLSLGEKEVYSDEDDEPEEPGAVTNLSAQAKRMLDEFPDMTEANRRPPAFVPDIRIKDCHHVSAFAVYGRYVCMGAHHVRVYDTQLSDHAISVVDLKETGLESRGKDPKVTAMCFRPGATESEEGRYLWCGTKDGHLWELDISTGEVTSTKAFVHTSSISYIWRHRKNIISLDEGGKLLVFDVGDIEGKPPTMARQLRIGDKFGFAKFICGKLWTSSGPLTRSTTSSATSKGPTVRIYDPCAPGTMPPPKTIFATEWAGAVTSATYMPLHHDTIFLGHEGGFVSVWDGKELVCKQVLKISSTDVLALEGVGEYLWTGNRKGQIHVFDIKEKPWLATNIWIGHPDNPVQSLVVDPYSIQSAGRYTCWSFARDALRAWDGLLSVDWIDKQLTARQSSFCTFRPANVLICTWNIDSAKPTDLNGSVANAHFLEDVLRSVDSPDIIVFGFQEVIPLTDKKYTAKTLLFGNKSKDGGAAADRVSHAYRHWLEKLQSAVKMASPSNCPYVKIHSESLVGLFTCIFVKQSEKNFLRDLDITTVKRGIGGIYGNKGAIVSRLVMDDTSICFINVHLAAGQSQKASRNADLAGILEDKAIFPPADELPFVHGGCGTGILDHEMVFLNGDLNYRIDQRRENVISSIANGELAYLLEHDQLRKEMRTNHAFRLRNFEEAPITFAPTYKYNPGTHDYDSSEKRRIPAWCDRILYKKSPRVQALNYQRYEPTVSDHRPVSAGYTITLKAINSLKMMDVRREVTGEWAEREKELLEKMQEVFDGIE
- a CDS encoding hypothetical protein (HMMPfam hit to TBC, TBC domain, score: 52.7, E(): 1e-12) codes for the protein MAHAPSAQLGLSTAPPPPAAPSRDSTLESAGQASDIFDLYGANEESVTGSGEGPMGALYGGCDAVQEQPGPMPETTPNINIITSPPAPLSPSHSQSPAHSRPHTPIKHRFPSIVSTQTDSTANSPVRYSDMQRLSPANTGSKRGSMCTGIFSGTDGTRSQTSVATSSRYPGEEEDAFHVRSTYARLGGQGVHGDGWDQGVERTRGGSTMADKRMTVFPAAKTGDIGEKERQFLASLDRYGFVNDPHRNRSESRVVSVPSSTLIKIPKMPTISPLSGNPPAQPNNNFTPSSDPGPAPKPPKSPRTDPDSEVKAKRKEGERVMKWGKMMKVKRRDGGGNIIEWQWSRDGEGAKNLMKRTKLANRVYKGIPDRWRMAAWWTFAEEQAQKWNGKGKGKSTAQELTSDYTEAVNLPSTFDVQIDLDVPRTISGHTMFVTRYGTGQRNLWHVLHAFSQRCPTCGYVQGMGPIVATLLCYYDPERAYSLMVRLHDVYGMHEIFEPGFPGLLEAFYVQERLMEWLIPDLYQSFQRNMISTTAWGTKWYITLFVNTVPFSQQLRIWDVLWMEGRDAIIITSLAILWSFRDLLAAPNASFESILSLLSSYFVPEDEDVSMQWIKKVLNQKNVREKMDGWRVEWKKLVEEGKSGSALL